The Beijerinckiaceae bacterium RH AL1 genome has a segment encoding these proteins:
- the ntaA gene encoding Nitrilotriacetate monooxygenase component A (ID:RHAL1_03482;~source:Prodigal:2.6) translates to MRPISIHTGAWRYPGAYPDANFNFGHIRHFAQRLEAAKFDAFFMADHLAVLDMPVEALKRSHTVTSFEPFTLLSALATVTERIGLVATASTTFDEPYHIARRFASLDHISGGRAGWNIVTTANPDAALNFGKTEMMDHDARYVRAREFYDVVTGLWDSFADDAFVRDVAAGIYFDPEKMHTLAHEGPSLRVRGPLNIARPVQGWPVIVQAGASEPGRQLAAETAEVIFAAESTLAGGRAFYADVKGRMRALGRDPDHLKILPAAFVVVGETDEEARAKRAHLDSLVHYDSGIHSLNGMLGTDVSCYDPDGPLPDIPETNASRSARARILEAARTKNLTIRELAQKAGSYAGLAFVGTPATIADGMAAWLHEEASDGFNVMFPYLPEGLDDFVDKVVPELQRRGLFRTDYEGTTLRENLGLPRPLNKFFP, encoded by the coding sequence ATGCGGCCGATCTCGATCCACACCGGCGCGTGGCGCTACCCCGGCGCCTACCCGGATGCGAACTTCAACTTCGGCCACATCAGGCATTTCGCACAGCGGCTCGAGGCGGCGAAGTTCGATGCGTTCTTCATGGCGGACCATCTCGCGGTGCTCGACATGCCGGTCGAGGCGCTGAAGCGCAGCCACACCGTCACGTCGTTCGAGCCGTTCACGCTGCTGTCGGCGCTGGCGACGGTCACCGAGCGCATCGGCCTCGTCGCGACCGCCTCGACGACCTTCGACGAGCCCTACCATATCGCCCGGCGCTTCGCCTCGCTCGACCACATCTCCGGCGGCCGAGCCGGCTGGAACATCGTCACGACCGCAAACCCCGACGCGGCGCTGAACTTCGGCAAGACCGAGATGATGGACCACGACGCGCGCTACGTGCGGGCGCGCGAGTTCTACGACGTCGTCACCGGCCTGTGGGACTCGTTTGCCGACGACGCGTTCGTGCGCGACGTCGCGGCCGGCATCTACTTTGACCCCGAGAAGATGCACACGCTGGCGCACGAGGGGCCGAGCCTGCGCGTGCGCGGGCCGCTCAACATCGCGCGGCCGGTGCAGGGCTGGCCGGTCATCGTGCAGGCCGGCGCCTCCGAGCCCGGACGCCAGCTCGCCGCCGAGACGGCGGAGGTCATCTTCGCGGCGGAGTCGACGCTGGCCGGCGGGCGCGCCTTCTACGCCGACGTGAAGGGGCGCATGCGCGCCCTCGGCCGCGACCCGGATCACCTCAAGATCCTGCCCGCCGCCTTCGTCGTCGTCGGCGAGACCGACGAGGAGGCCCGCGCCAAGCGCGCGCATCTCGACAGCTTGGTGCACTACGACAGCGGCATCCATTCGCTGAACGGCATGCTCGGCACCGACGTGTCGTGCTACGACCCCGATGGTCCGCTCCCCGACATTCCGGAGACCAACGCCAGCCGCAGCGCCCGCGCCCGCATCCTCGAGGCGGCGCGCACGAAGAACCTCACCATCCGCGAGCTTGCGCAGAAGGCCGGCTCCTACGCCGGCCTCGCCTTCGTCGGCACGCCCGCCACGATCGCCGACGGCATGGCCGCCTGGCTGCACGAGGAGGCGAGCGACGGGTTCAACGTGATGTTCCCCTACCTGCCCGAAGGCCTCGACGACTTCGTCGACAAGGTCGTGCCGGAGCTGCAGCGGCGCGGCCTCTTCCGCACGGACTACGAGGGCACGACGCTGCGCGAGAACCTCGGCCTGCCGCGCCCTTTGAACAAGTTCTTCCCCTAG
- a CDS encoding Transcriptional regulator, HxlR family (ID:RHAL1_03483;~source:Prodigal:2.6) has product MTERDLAQDGTFLGPTHSDVPEAHGAALPADPSEIRRGCNGVNDVLTRIGDKWSVLIVMMLAAGPRRFSELKRMVDGISQRMLTHTLRGLERDGLVTRTVTPTIPPRVDYALTELGRSLRGPVEAMGRWAQANRPAIDAARARYDGGR; this is encoded by the coding sequence GTGACCGAACGAGATTTGGCGCAAGACGGCACATTCTTGGGACCGACGCACAGCGATGTGCCCGAGGCACACGGCGCTGCCCTGCCGGCGGACCCGAGCGAGATCCGGCGCGGCTGCAACGGCGTCAACGACGTGCTCACCCGCATCGGCGACAAGTGGAGCGTGCTCATCGTCATGATGCTCGCCGCCGGCCCGCGCCGCTTCAGCGAGCTGAAGCGCATGGTCGACGGCATCTCGCAGCGCATGCTCACCCACACGCTGCGTGGCCTCGAGCGCGACGGCCTGGTGACCCGCACCGTGACCCCGACCATCCCGCCGCGCGTCGACTACGCGCTGACCGAGCTCGGCCGCTCGCTGCGCGGTCCCGTCGAGGCGATGGGCCGGTGGGCGCAAGCCAACCGCCCCGCGATCGACGCGGCCCGGGCCCGCTACGACGGCGGGCGGTAA
- the azoR gene encoding FMN-dependent NADH-azoreductase 7 (ID:RHAL1_03484;~source:Prodigal:2.6) gives MKLLHIDSSVLGDMSVSRRLSADVVARLKALHPDLEIVRRDLAADPVPHMSAAYVAATRGPQASAPRPEALAADFAVLDAFLAADIVVIGAPMYNFGLPSNLKAWIDRLAVPQKTFAYVDGAPKGLCGGKRIIVASSRGGIYTDGPYESADHQEAYLRVMFGFLGITDIAFVRAEGLSMPDKRDAAIAAAEAEAAQLAA, from the coding sequence ATGAAGCTCCTGCACATCGATTCCAGCGTCCTCGGCGACATGTCGGTCAGCCGCCGGCTGTCGGCGGACGTCGTCGCGCGGCTGAAGGCCCTGCACCCCGACCTCGAGATCGTCCGCCGCGACCTCGCCGCCGACCCCGTGCCGCACATGAGCGCCGCCTATGTGGCGGCGACGCGCGGCCCGCAGGCGAGCGCGCCGCGGCCGGAGGCGCTCGCGGCCGACTTCGCGGTGCTCGACGCGTTCCTGGCGGCCGACATCGTCGTCATCGGCGCGCCGATGTACAACTTCGGCCTGCCCTCCAACCTCAAGGCCTGGATCGACCGGCTCGCCGTGCCGCAGAAGACCTTCGCCTATGTCGACGGCGCGCCGAAGGGCCTGTGCGGCGGCAAGCGGATCATCGTCGCCTCGTCGCGCGGCGGCATCTACACCGACGGCCCGTACGAGTCGGCCGACCACCAGGAGGCGTACCTGCGCGTGATGTTCGGGTTCCTCGGCATCACCGACATCGCCTTCGTGCGTGCCGAGGGCCTGTCCATGCCCGACAAGCGCGACGCGGCGATCGCCGCCGCCGAGGCCGAGGCCGCGCAGCTCGCGGCTTAA